One genomic window of Centroberyx gerrardi isolate f3 chromosome 15, fCenGer3.hap1.cur.20231027, whole genome shotgun sequence includes the following:
- the cryzl1 gene encoding quinone oxidoreductase-like protein 1 isoform X1, translating to MKGLYCRPGVSDAETKFVIQETTLPAVLSSHQVRVQVKACGLSSLDLKLLGDLGIQTDLIPVGREVAGVVQQVGSKVSFFQPDDEVIGILPQDSPCSGLCDVIDIDEHHLVQKPEKLSWVCVAGALRDGVCAYTALHTHARMAAGHTLLVTDGASSFGLMCIQLACYHGVKVLTTSHTPQQHTFLEQLRPSVGVQDPLVARVIPVHDSSSDLLSVVLEETGGLGVDIVIDSGVRLQEEEQPEERKLLPHKHDIISVLGVGGHWVTSHQDLQLDPPDSRLLYLKSASVSFLNAEVWTASSAQQGRYLHILKDIVEKMSTGVLRPQPEEAVPLYEATVAMEMVQRHQKKKAVVQL from the exons ATGAAAGGCTTGTACTGCCGACCCGGTGTGAGTGATGCTGAGACCAAGTTCGTTATTCAGGAAACG ACTCTCCCAGCGGTGTTAAGCAGCCATCAGGTCCGGGTTCAGGTGAAGGCATGTGGACTCAGCTCACTGGACCTCAAG TTGCTAGGTGACCTGGGGATCCAGACAGATTTAATTCCTGTCGGCAGAGAGGTGGCTGGGGTCGTCCAGCAAg TTGGCTCCAAGGTCTCCTTCTTCCAGCCTGATGATGAGGTTATAG GTATTTTGCCTCAGGACTCTCCCTGTTCTGGGCTCTGTGATGTCATCGACATAGATGAACACCATctag TTCAGAAGCCAGAGAAGCTGAGCTGGGTGTGTGTGGCGGGAGCGCTGCGTGACGGCGTGTGTGCTTACACCgcgctacacacacatgctcgcatGGCAGCCGGACACACACTCCTGGTCACAGATGGAGCCAGC TCTTTTGGCCTGATGTGCATCCAGCTCGCTTGTTACCACGGTGTGAAGGTCCTGACCACGTCACACACACCGCAACAACACACATTCCTGGAGCAGCTGAGGCCCAGTGTAG GAGTTCAGGATCCTCTAGTAG CCAGGGTGATTCCAGTCCACGACAGCTCATCAGACCTGCTGTCAGTCGTtctggaggagacaggaggactAGGAGTGGATATAGTCATAGACTCTGGAG tgcgtctgcaggaagaggagcagccagaggagaggaagctccTCCCACACAAGCATGACATCATCAGCGTGCTGGGAGTGGGGGGGCACTGGGTCACATCCCACCAAGACCTGCAG TTGGATCCTCCAGATAGCAGACTGCTGTATTTGAAGTCggcctctgtctctttcctcaaCGCTGAAGTCTGGACAGCTTCATCAGCTCAGCAAGGAAGATACCTCC ATATTCTGAAGGACATTGTGGAGAAGATGTCAACCGGAGTTCTCAG acCCCAGCCTGAGGAGGCGGTCCCTCTCTACGAAGCCACGGTTGCCATGGAGATGGTCCAGCGTCACCAGAAGAAGAAGGCCGTTGTTCAGCTCTGA
- the cryzl1 gene encoding quinone oxidoreductase-like protein 1 isoform X2, giving the protein MKGLYCRPGVSDAETKFVIQETTLPAVLSSHQVRVQVKACGLSSLDLKLLGDLGIQTDLIPVGREVAGVVQQVGSKVSFFQPDDEVIGILPQDSPCSGLCDVIDIDEHHLVQKPEKLSWVCVAGALRDGVCAYTALHTHARMAAGHTLLVTDGASSFGLMCIQLACYHGVKVLTTSHTPQQHTFLEQLRPSVARVIPVHDSSSDLLSVVLEETGGLGVDIVIDSGVRLQEEEQPEERKLLPHKHDIISVLGVGGHWVTSHQDLQLDPPDSRLLYLKSASVSFLNAEVWTASSAQQGRYLHILKDIVEKMSTGVLRPQPEEAVPLYEATVAMEMVQRHQKKKAVVQL; this is encoded by the exons ATGAAAGGCTTGTACTGCCGACCCGGTGTGAGTGATGCTGAGACCAAGTTCGTTATTCAGGAAACG ACTCTCCCAGCGGTGTTAAGCAGCCATCAGGTCCGGGTTCAGGTGAAGGCATGTGGACTCAGCTCACTGGACCTCAAG TTGCTAGGTGACCTGGGGATCCAGACAGATTTAATTCCTGTCGGCAGAGAGGTGGCTGGGGTCGTCCAGCAAg TTGGCTCCAAGGTCTCCTTCTTCCAGCCTGATGATGAGGTTATAG GTATTTTGCCTCAGGACTCTCCCTGTTCTGGGCTCTGTGATGTCATCGACATAGATGAACACCATctag TTCAGAAGCCAGAGAAGCTGAGCTGGGTGTGTGTGGCGGGAGCGCTGCGTGACGGCGTGTGTGCTTACACCgcgctacacacacatgctcgcatGGCAGCCGGACACACACTCCTGGTCACAGATGGAGCCAGC TCTTTTGGCCTGATGTGCATCCAGCTCGCTTGTTACCACGGTGTGAAGGTCCTGACCACGTCACACACACCGCAACAACACACATTCCTGGAGCAGCTGAGGCCCAGTGTAG CCAGGGTGATTCCAGTCCACGACAGCTCATCAGACCTGCTGTCAGTCGTtctggaggagacaggaggactAGGAGTGGATATAGTCATAGACTCTGGAG tgcgtctgcaggaagaggagcagccagaggagaggaagctccTCCCACACAAGCATGACATCATCAGCGTGCTGGGAGTGGGGGGGCACTGGGTCACATCCCACCAAGACCTGCAG TTGGATCCTCCAGATAGCAGACTGCTGTATTTGAAGTCggcctctgtctctttcctcaaCGCTGAAGTCTGGACAGCTTCATCAGCTCAGCAAGGAAGATACCTCC ATATTCTGAAGGACATTGTGGAGAAGATGTCAACCGGAGTTCTCAG acCCCAGCCTGAGGAGGCGGTCCCTCTCTACGAAGCCACGGTTGCCATGGAGATGGTCCAGCGTCACCAGAAGAAGAAGGCCGTTGTTCAGCTCTGA
- the setd4 gene encoding SET domain-containing protein 4 → MRGCGRRAARAKRKRRRKRESTVQSVSLCHQQQYVCLMKFLHQRGFTSTLLQPSHFTDTGRGLQAQKTIKPGQLLISLPESCLLTTSTVLDSYLGTYIKSWKPRLSPLLALCVFLVCERHRGEASDWFPYIDVLPTSYTCPAYFPDDVMAVLPTSVQRRALEQREAVLEIHSSNQDFFRSLQPILSQPMEEVLTYEALRWAWCSVNTRSVFMSRPSSHFLSGQDVYALAPFLDLLNHRPDVQVSASFSDVSGCYEIRSVAGIRRFQQAFINYGSHDNQRLLLEYGFVAPGNPHSVVYVETDLLCEVLRGDRSLEQKIKFLKENNFLHNLTVSSEGPSWRLMTALRLLALPQTLYPQWKAVLLGQAVCEEREQWSVQTARALCQRLLQDTHTALDKISHRLQQCDQPIREQLDVVKSLRQEERCILGSCLEVLRGMLRQPDHLSSCQPDDSAVG, encoded by the exons ATGAGGGGGTGTGGCCGTCGGGCTGCACGAgccaagaggaagaggaggcggaaACGGGAGAGCACCGTCCAATCAG tCTCCCTCTGCCATCAGCAGCAGTATGTGTGTCTGATGAAGTTTCTTCACCAACGAGGATTCACCTCAACTCTGCTGCAGCCAAGCCACTTCACTG acactGGCAGAGGACTGCAGGCCCAGAAAACAATAAAG ccagGCCAGCTGTTAATCTCTCTGCCGGAGTCCTGCCTTCTCACAACCTCAACTGTTCTGGACAGCTACCTGGGAACGTACATCAAGag CTGGAAGCCCCGCCTCTCCCCCTTAttggctctctgtgtgtttctggtgTGTGAGCGACACCGAGGagaggcttctgattggttcccCTACATCGACGTGCTGCCCACCTCCTACACCTGCCCCGCCTATTTCCCTGATGATGTCATGGCTGTTCTGCCAACTAGTGTGCAGAGGCGGGCTTTAGAGCAGAGGGAGGCGGTGCTAGAAATCCACTCCTCCAATCAGGACTTCTTCAG ATCCCTGCAGCCAATCCTGAGCCAGCCTATGGAGGAGGTGCTGACCTATGAGGCtctgag GTGGGCGTGGTGCAGTGTCAACACACGCTCCGTCTTCATGTCCCGCCCATCCAGCCACTTCCTGTCCGGACAGGATGTTTATGCTCTTGCTCCCTTCCTGGACCTGCTCAACCACCGGCCTGACGTCCAG GTATCAGCAAGTTTCAGTGATGTGAGCGGATGCTATGAGATCAGGAGTGTTGCCGGGATACGCCGCTTCCAGCAGGCCTTCATTAACTACGGTTCCCATGACAACCAGCGCCTGTTGCTAGAGTACGGCTTTGTCGCCCCCGGCAACCCCCACAGCGTGGTCTATGTGGAGACAG ATCTACTGTGTGAGGTTCTGCGAGGTGACAGGAGTTTGGAGCAGAAGATCAAGTTCCTGAAAGAGAACAACTTCCTTCA TAACCTAACTGTGTCCAGTGAAGGTCCTAGTTGGAGGTTGATGACGGCTCTCAGACTGTTGGCTCTTCCACAGACACTGTA tCCCCAGTGGAAGGCGGTGTTGCTCGGCCAGGcagtgtgtgaggagagagagcagtggagcGTCCAGACAGCTAGGGCTCTCTGTCAGCGACtactgcaggacacacacacagcactggaTAAG atctcCCATCGCCTCCAGCAGTGtgaccagccaatcagagaacaGCTGGATGTGGTGAAGTCACTGCGACAGGAGGAGAGGTGCATCCTGGGAAGCTGTCTGGAAGTGCTGCGAGGCATGCTGAGACAGCCGGACCACCTGTCGTCATGCCAACCTGATGACAGCGCTGTGGGCTGA